One Qiania dongpingensis genomic window carries:
- a CDS encoding cupin domain-containing protein: MDIGQKLKELRILKGLTQEELADRAELSKGFISQLERDLTSPSIATLTDILQCLGTSLNEFFTAEPEEQVVFGTEDYFEKKDGELGNCIQWIIPNAQKNIMEPILLTLEKGGSTYPDTPHEGEEFGYVLQGSLVIHVGTKSYKAKKGESFYFTPDKKHYLTSKAGAVLLWVSSPPSF; the protein is encoded by the coding sequence ATGGATATTGGTCAGAAGCTGAAGGAACTTCGGATACTGAAGGGCTTGACTCAGGAGGAGCTGGCGGACCGCGCGGAGCTGTCCAAGGGATTTATATCCCAGCTGGAGCGTGACCTGACGTCTCCTTCCATTGCTACACTGACGGACATTCTCCAATGTCTGGGCACCAGCCTCAATGAGTTCTTCACCGCGGAGCCGGAGGAGCAGGTGGTATTCGGGACAGAGGACTATTTTGAGAAAAAGGACGGGGAATTGGGGAACTGTATCCAGTGGATCATCCCCAACGCCCAGAAAAACATCATGGAGCCAATCCTGCTGACTTTGGAAAAGGGAGGCTCCACCTATCCGGACACCCCCCATGAGGGAGAAGAATTCGGCTATGTGCTTCAGGGAAGTCTCGTGATCCATGTGGGCACGAAGAGCTATAAGGCGAAAAAAGGGGAATCCTTTTATTTCACACCGGATAAAAAGCATTATCTTACATCGAAGGCAGGCGCTGTGCTCTTATGGGTCAGCTCGCCGCCCAGTTTTTAG
- a CDS encoding ABC transporter ATP-binding protein: MSTPLIDLVNVSKAFDKNLVLDELNLSIKENEFMTLLGPSGCGKTTTLRIIGGFEKPDTGTVFFDGKDITEISPNKRSLNTVFQKYALFSHMNIEENIAFGLKIKGKSKAYIKDKVRYALKLVNLDGFEKRSVASLSGGQQQRIAIARAIVNEPKVLLLDEPLGALDLKLRQDMQYELIRLKNELGITFVYVTHDQEEALTMSDTVVVMNQGYIQQMGSPEDIYNEPENAFVADFIGDSNIIDSLMIEDKLVEILGTRFSCVDTGFGRNRPVDVVIRPEDIELWEPGKGTMEGTVSHLIFKGVHYEMEVMAGGYEWLVHSTNCYPVGTKVSIHVDPFNIQIMKKPESEDEEAVGVDE, encoded by the coding sequence ATGAGTACACCACTGATTGATCTGGTCAATGTGTCGAAGGCCTTTGACAAAAACCTGGTGCTGGATGAGCTTAACCTGTCCATTAAGGAAAATGAGTTCATGACACTTCTTGGGCCGAGCGGATGCGGAAAGACTACTACCCTCCGCATTATCGGGGGTTTTGAGAAGCCGGACACGGGAACCGTGTTTTTTGATGGAAAGGACATCACCGAGATTTCGCCCAACAAGCGTTCTTTAAACACCGTATTTCAGAAATACGCCTTATTTTCCCATATGAACATTGAGGAGAATATCGCGTTCGGACTGAAGATAAAGGGAAAATCCAAAGCATACATTAAGGATAAAGTCCGCTATGCCTTGAAGCTGGTGAATCTGGATGGGTTTGAAAAGCGCAGTGTGGCGTCTTTAAGCGGCGGACAGCAGCAGAGGATCGCCATTGCGAGGGCCATTGTGAACGAACCGAAGGTCTTGCTCCTGGATGAGCCCCTGGGCGCACTGGATCTGAAGCTTCGCCAGGATATGCAGTATGAACTGATACGGCTTAAAAATGAGCTGGGGATAACCTTTGTATATGTGACCCATGACCAGGAGGAAGCTCTCACCATGTCGGATACAGTTGTGGTCATGAACCAGGGCTATATCCAGCAGATGGGCTCTCCGGAGGACATCTATAATGAGCCGGAGAACGCCTTTGTGGCGGATTTCATCGGCGACAGCAATATCATAGACAGCCTGATGATAGAAGATAAGCTGGTGGAGATTCTGGGGACCAGGTTTTCCTGCGTGGATACGGGCTTTGGGCGGAACCGGCCGGTGGATGTGGTCATCCGTCCGGAGGACATCGAGCTTTGGGAGCCTGGAAAGGGCACGATGGAAGGCACGGTGTCTCATCTGATCTTTAAAGGGGTGCACTATGAGATGGAGGTCATGGCCGGCGGCTATGAGTGGCTGGTACATTCCACCAATTGCTATCCGGTGGGAACCAAGGTAAGCATACATGTGGATCCCTTCAACATACAGATCATGAAAAAGCCGGAGTCCGAAGATGAGGAGGCGGTGGGAGTCGATGAGTAA
- a CDS encoding ABC transporter permease, whose product MSKKLLSTPYLIWMIGFTMIPLALVVYYGITDKTGAFTLQNILSIATPERMNALLRSLKLSLISTGICLLLAYPLAMILKSLKVKQSSFIVFIFILPMWMNFLLRTMAWQTLLDRNGVINSILNFLHLPALNIINTQTAIIFGMVYNFLPFMVLPIYNVLVKIGDDTVEAARDLGANSAQTFFRVIFPLSMPGVISGITMVFVPALTTFVISDLLGGGMVLLIGNVIEQEFTFTANWNLGSGLSLVLMVFILISMALLAKYDKDGEGAAF is encoded by the coding sequence ATGAGTAAGAAACTGTTGTCCACGCCATATTTAATATGGATGATCGGCTTTACGATGATTCCCCTGGCTCTGGTGGTATATTACGGAATCACGGATAAGACAGGGGCTTTCACGCTGCAGAATATCCTGTCGATCGCCACTCCGGAGAGAATGAACGCGCTCCTCCGCTCCTTGAAGCTGTCGCTCATCAGCACGGGGATATGCCTGCTCTTGGCATATCCGCTGGCGATGATACTGAAGAGCCTCAAGGTGAAGCAGAGCAGCTTTATCGTATTTATTTTTATCCTTCCCATGTGGATGAATTTTCTGCTTCGGACTATGGCGTGGCAGACTCTGCTGGACCGGAATGGGGTAATCAACAGCATATTGAATTTTCTGCATCTGCCGGCGCTCAACATCATCAATACGCAGACGGCGATCATATTCGGCATGGTTTATAATTTCCTGCCTTTTATGGTGCTGCCGATCTATAATGTGCTGGTGAAGATCGGGGACGATACGGTGGAAGCGGCCAGGGATCTGGGAGCCAACAGCGCGCAGACGTTTTTCCGGGTGATCTTTCCCCTGAGCATGCCGGGCGTCATAAGCGGCATCACCATGGTGTTCGTGCCGGCGCTCACGACCTTTGTCATCTCCGACCTGCTGGGCGGAGGCATGGTCCTCCTGATCGGCAATGTGATCGAACAGGAATTTACGTTCACGGCCAACTGGAACCTGGGTTCAGGCCTTTCCCTGGTACTCATGGTATTTATTCTGATCAGCATGGCGCTGCTGGCCAAATATGATAAAGACGGAGAGGGGGCAGCATTCTGA
- a CDS encoding ABC transporter permease: MGRFFKRFYLVIMFVFLYAPIGALMVLSFNSSKYMSKWGGFSLKWYEQLFSSQLIMSALKTTLIIAFLSALIATVIGTAACIGINHMKKVPRTLVMGMNSIPLMNADIVTGISLMLCFIAFGVSLGFGTVLISHITFNIPYVVLSVMPKMKQTEKSTYEAALDLGASPLQAFFKVVFPDILPGILSGFLLSFTMSLDDFIITHFTKGAGVNTLSTLIYSEVRKGIKPSLYALSTILFLAVLVLLIIANLPKKKSKEIAKEQ, translated from the coding sequence ATGGGCAGATTCTTCAAACGGTTTTATCTGGTTATCATGTTCGTGTTTTTGTATGCTCCCATCGGGGCGCTTATGGTGCTGTCCTTCAACAGCTCCAAGTATATGTCCAAGTGGGGCGGCTTCAGCCTGAAATGGTATGAGCAGCTTTTCTCCAGCCAGCTTATCATGTCGGCCTTAAAGACGACACTGATCATCGCGTTCCTGTCCGCGCTCATCGCGACAGTGATCGGAACGGCGGCCTGTATCGGTATTAATCATATGAAGAAGGTGCCCAGGACACTGGTAATGGGGATGAACAGCATTCCGCTCATGAACGCTGATATCGTGACCGGCATCTCCCTGATGCTCTGTTTTATCGCGTTTGGAGTCAGCCTGGGGTTTGGAACTGTGCTGATTTCCCATATCACCTTTAATATTCCCTATGTAGTGCTCAGTGTCATGCCGAAAATGAAGCAGACGGAGAAGAGCACCTATGAGGCGGCTCTGGATTTGGGAGCTTCTCCTCTCCAGGCTTTTTTCAAGGTGGTATTCCCCGATATCCTGCCCGGCATCCTGTCTGGATTCCTGCTCTCCTTCACGATGTCCCTGGATGATTTTATTATTACTCATTTCACAAAGGGGGCGGGAGTCAATACATTGTCCACTCTCATTTACAGCGAGGTACGCAAGGGCATAAAGCCCAGTCTGTACGCGCTGTCCACGATCCTTTTCCTGGCGGTCCTGGTACTCCTTATCATAGCCAACCTGCCAAAGAAGAAGAGCAAAGAAATAGCAAAGGAGCAATGA
- a CDS encoding ABC transporter substrate-binding protein has translation MKKKIIVFVLAVSLCLSCLAGCGGGKKDSKGVVKVYNWGEYIDEEVIQQFEDETGIEVIYDTFETNEEMYPIIEAGGTSYDAVCPSDYMIEKMIKNNLLAEIDYDNIPNMKYLSESIMEGSKAFDPENKYSVPYTFGTLGILYNTAMVEEPVTSWNALWNEKYKGEILMYNSPRDLFTAPLELLGYSINTTDEAQLGEAKELLLEQKPLLQRYVMDQIKDIMISGSAAMAMAYSGEVLQLQEANPDLAYVVPEEGSNYFIDSWVIPANSENKENAEAWINFLNDPEIALKNFEYITYSTPNTGAQELMDQSLLENPAVFPGEEILKKCEVFHSLGEEGDTLFNDLWLEIKDAAVKS, from the coding sequence ATGAAAAAGAAAATAATAGTATTCGTATTGGCAGTATCCCTGTGCCTTTCCTGCCTGGCCGGCTGCGGCGGAGGAAAGAAAGATTCAAAGGGCGTGGTCAAGGTATATAACTGGGGAGAGTACATCGATGAAGAGGTGATCCAGCAGTTTGAGGATGAGACTGGAATAGAAGTGATCTATGATACCTTCGAGACCAATGAGGAAATGTATCCGATCATCGAAGCGGGAGGGACTTCCTATGACGCTGTCTGTCCTTCCGACTATATGATCGAGAAAATGATAAAAAATAATCTGCTGGCGGAGATCGATTATGATAATATCCCCAACATGAAATATTTAAGCGAGAGCATCATGGAAGGCTCGAAAGCCTTTGATCCGGAAAATAAATATTCAGTCCCTTATACCTTCGGCACGCTGGGGATTCTCTATAACACGGCCATGGTGGAAGAGCCGGTGACCAGCTGGAACGCCCTTTGGAATGAAAAATACAAAGGCGAGATTCTGATGTACAACAGCCCAAGGGATCTGTTTACGGCGCCTCTTGAGCTTCTGGGATATTCCATCAACACCACGGATGAAGCGCAGCTTGGAGAAGCGAAGGAGCTTCTCCTGGAGCAGAAGCCCCTGCTTCAGAGGTATGTCATGGATCAGATAAAGGACATCATGATATCGGGAAGCGCGGCCATGGCTATGGCATATTCCGGAGAGGTGCTCCAGCTCCAGGAGGCAAATCCGGATCTGGCCTATGTGGTGCCTGAGGAAGGAAGCAATTATTTCATCGATTCCTGGGTGATTCCTGCCAACTCGGAGAATAAAGAAAATGCGGAGGCCTGGATCAATTTTCTGAACGATCCGGAGATCGCTCTGAAAAACTTTGAATATATTACATATTCTACGCCGAATACCGGCGCCCAGGAGCTCATGGACCAGTCGCTCCTGGAGAACCCGGCTGTGTTTCCCGGAGAAGAGATCCTGAAAAAATGTGAGGTCTTCCACTCACTCGGGGAGGAAGGGGATACCCTTTTTAACGATCTGTGGCTGGAGATCAAGGATGCGGCGGTGAAATCTTAA
- a CDS encoding PHP domain-containing protein, with product MKFDFHCHTKNGSLDARVDVWEYAKLLKEKGFGGMMVTDHNSYNGYRAWLEYKEQYGALEDFTVLRGIEYDTLDAGHILVVMPENVDLKILEVRGLPIHMLVRVVHRYGGILGPAHPYGAKFLSAMCSKRLEKDIRLIHDFDFVEAFNTCELPESNEKARALAERYGKVCFGGSDSHRTDYIGMAYTEIDSPVTCCDDLIRLVKAHEIVECGGMERAPKEQAPITKMALGAVWKVYNRGLAAVKYHARILGLRELGLRGVPHSL from the coding sequence TTGAAATTTGACTTTCATTGCCATACGAAAAACGGTTCCCTGGATGCCAGGGTGGACGTTTGGGAGTATGCGAAGCTTTTGAAAGAAAAGGGCTTCGGAGGCATGATGGTTACTGACCATAACAGCTACAACGGATATCGTGCGTGGCTTGAATATAAGGAGCAGTACGGAGCGCTGGAGGATTTCACGGTTTTAAGAGGGATTGAGTATGATACACTGGATGCAGGACATATCCTGGTGGTCATGCCCGAAAATGTGGATCTTAAGATTCTGGAGGTAAGAGGCCTTCCCATTCATATGCTCGTCAGAGTGGTGCACCGGTATGGAGGGATTCTGGGGCCGGCGCATCCTTACGGCGCCAAGTTTTTGAGTGCCATGTGTTCGAAACGGCTGGAGAAGGATATCCGGCTGATTCACGATTTTGATTTTGTGGAGGCATTTAATACGTGTGAGCTGCCGGAGTCCAATGAAAAAGCCAGGGCTTTGGCGGAGAGATACGGAAAGGTCTGTTTCGGAGGCTCAGATTCCCACCGGACGGATTATATCGGAATGGCGTATACGGAGATTGATTCGCCCGTGACCTGCTGCGACGACTTGATCCGGCTGGTGAAGGCCCATGAGATTGTGGAATGCGGCGGCATGGAACGGGCGCCGAAGGAACAGGCGCCTATTACGAAGATGGCTCTTGGCGCCGTCTGGAAGGTTTATAACCGGGGACTGGCGGCAGTCAAATACCACGCCAGAATACTGGGGCTCAGGGAACTGGGCCTGAGGGGAGTTCCACACAGCTTATAA
- a CDS encoding SH3 domain-containing protein, which produces MRGFRQWMSDHSEITGILVFLLIVIVVGGAAYGISYAVDGGHGKKAKTTTEAGSGATTESASESTSGQASSADQTSASETQPTETAATAATTAAGGSETTAAGAAAPSLGDTINEYGVYFQLVDENVTAKIETNLRRVPSTNSDEDIIATIYNGDWIKRTGIGHNGWSRVEYNGQVLYAVTSYLSTDGSSSSEPTYQAAGDTVTAKVEVYLRSSPDSASDDNVVATLTKGTTVARTGIGSNGWSKLDYNGTEVYAVTSLLEIVQ; this is translated from the coding sequence ATGCGAGGGTTTCGACAATGGATGTCTGACCACAGTGAGATCACAGGCATCCTGGTATTTTTATTGATTGTGATAGTGGTGGGCGGCGCAGCTTACGGCATCAGCTATGCGGTTGACGGCGGCCACGGAAAAAAAGCGAAGACTACGACAGAGGCCGGAAGCGGAGCGACAACGGAATCCGCTTCGGAGAGTACTTCAGGACAAGCGTCTTCTGCGGATCAGACATCCGCTTCGGAGACACAGCCGACGGAAACGGCTGCTACCGCGGCTACGACAGCGGCGGGCGGTTCTGAAACGACGGCGGCAGGAGCGGCTGCGCCTTCATTGGGAGATACCATCAATGAATATGGAGTATATTTCCAGCTTGTGGATGAGAATGTAACAGCCAAGATAGAAACGAATCTCCGCCGTGTACCCAGCACCAACAGTGATGAGGATATCATAGCCACGATTTATAATGGGGACTGGATAAAGCGGACCGGAATCGGACATAACGGTTGGTCCAGAGTGGAATACAACGGACAGGTCTTGTATGCGGTGACCAGTTATCTTTCGACAGACGGATCTTCTTCTTCGGAGCCCACTTATCAGGCGGCGGGCGACACTGTGACGGCAAAAGTAGAAGTTTATCTTCGTTCGTCACCGGATTCTGCATCCGATGACAATGTGGTCGCTACACTGACAAAAGGGACGACCGTGGCCAGAACCGGTATTGGAAGCAACGGATGGTCAAAGCTTGATTATAACGGAACAGAAGTATACGCGGTGACCAGCCTTCTGGAAATCGTACAATAA
- a CDS encoding diguanylate cyclase domain-containing protein, producing MTERELIDITKRFWNFYLMEPTPEHFQEILSCCSDSLTIIGTGKHEIYQSLEEAAHALLVNQQQAAQIQFEIVDDWYAFRSLSDSVCLVYGGLWVREKGAAGSPFQINMDTRFSVIFRREENETWKIHHIHQSTPNIDQADHEFYPKTLSQQVKDALQLADEFRYKSELDLMTGLYNHVSFHEKVERYLENSQEATFFLIDLDYFKSVNDTYGHGEGDKVLKRFSRLLQIYSSSSSILGRLGGDEFAVLEPGVQPKKDLEQNLFSFQKQFRELMERYDRCRSLGCTAGICRSGGQTIDFDTLYRNADEALYYAKRHNKGSYFFFEDITR from the coding sequence ATGACAGAACGAGAGTTGATCGACATCACCAAACGCTTTTGGAATTTTTATCTCATGGAACCCACGCCGGAGCATTTTCAAGAGATTCTTTCCTGCTGCAGTGACAGCCTGACCATAATCGGCACCGGCAAACATGAAATCTATCAATCTCTGGAGGAAGCTGCTCACGCTCTTCTCGTAAACCAGCAGCAGGCCGCACAAATCCAATTTGAGATCGTGGACGACTGGTATGCTTTCCGCTCCCTCTCCGATTCGGTCTGCCTCGTATACGGCGGGCTGTGGGTCCGCGAAAAAGGAGCCGCGGGCTCTCCGTTCCAGATCAACATGGATACCCGTTTCAGCGTCATTTTCCGCAGGGAAGAAAACGAAACATGGAAAATCCACCACATCCATCAATCTACCCCCAATATCGACCAGGCAGATCATGAATTCTATCCCAAGACCTTGTCCCAGCAGGTAAAGGACGCCCTCCAGCTGGCAGATGAATTCCGCTATAAATCGGAGCTGGATCTGATGACCGGCCTTTATAATCACGTTTCTTTCCACGAAAAAGTAGAACGGTATCTGGAAAATAGCCAGGAAGCTACTTTTTTTCTGATCGATCTGGATTATTTTAAATCGGTAAACGATACTTATGGACACGGGGAAGGCGACAAGGTCCTCAAACGATTCTCCCGCCTTCTTCAGATATACAGCTCTTCTTCCAGCATACTGGGACGTCTTGGCGGAGATGAATTCGCTGTTTTAGAACCGGGAGTGCAGCCTAAAAAAGACCTGGAGCAAAACCTCTTTTCTTTTCAAAAACAATTCCGTGAGCTGATGGAGCGGTATGACCGCTGTCGGAGCCTCGGCTGTACCGCCGGTATTTGCCGGAGCGGCGGTCAGACGATCGATTTCGATACTCTGTACCGGAATGCGGATGAAGCCCTCTATTACGCCAAGCGGCACAACAAAGGCTCCTATTTCTTCTTCGAGGATATCACCCGTTAA
- a CDS encoding superoxide dismutase family protein, giving the protein MRSELNDAFDTILRMTPVAHSDMYGSDKYPDIHGTVYFYPFWDGTLVVVEAAGLPFTDRACTEGIFGFHIHEGDSCQGTPEEPFSETGNHYNPDNCEHPNHAGDFPPLFGNNGYALGMFYTNRFQPDEVVGRTVIIHDQPDDFHTQPSGDSGTKMACGEIVGDLV; this is encoded by the coding sequence ATGAGAAGCGAATTAAACGATGCTTTTGATACCATTCTGCGGATGACGCCCGTTGCCCATTCTGACATGTATGGCAGCGATAAATACCCGGATATTCACGGCACGGTATACTTTTATCCCTTTTGGGACGGAACCTTAGTTGTCGTGGAAGCCGCCGGGCTTCCGTTTACAGACCGTGCCTGTACAGAAGGAATCTTCGGATTTCATATCCATGAAGGGGATTCCTGCCAGGGGACTCCGGAAGAACCGTTTTCAGAAACGGGAAACCACTATAACCCGGACAACTGCGAGCACCCGAATCACGCGGGGGACTTTCCTCCCCTGTTTGGAAACAACGGCTACGCCCTCGGCATGTTCTATACCAACCGGTTTCAGCCGGATGAAGTCGTCGGACGTACCGTCATAATTCACGATCAGCCGGATGATTTCCACACACAGCCTTCCGGAGATTCCGGTACTAAGATGGCCTGTGGAGAAATCGTAGGCGATCTGGTATAA
- a CDS encoding manganese catalase family protein, producing the protein MWNYEKRLQYPVNITTPNAKLAKIIMSQYGGPDGEMGASMRYLSQRYAMPYKQCQATLTDIGTEELAHLEIVATIVHQLTRNLTAEQLEAEGFAPYYVDHTTGIWPQAAGGIPFNACEFQSKGDPITDLYEDMAAEQKARTTYDNILRLIKDPDVCDPIRFLREREIVHFQRFGEALRITQDNLDSRNIYAFNPAFDKMGGDCPCRK; encoded by the coding sequence ATGTGGAACTATGAGAAGAGGCTGCAATACCCGGTAAATATCACGACTCCCAACGCAAAACTTGCTAAAATAATCATGAGTCAGTATGGTGGCCCTGATGGTGAAATGGGCGCTTCCATGCGCTATCTCTCCCAGCGCTACGCCATGCCCTACAAGCAATGCCAGGCAACTCTGACCGACATCGGTACCGAGGAACTGGCTCATCTGGAGATCGTGGCAACTATCGTTCATCAGCTGACCCGCAACCTGACTGCAGAGCAGCTGGAGGCTGAAGGCTTTGCCCCGTATTATGTGGACCACACAACGGGCATCTGGCCCCAGGCGGCCGGCGGCATCCCTTTCAATGCGTGTGAATTCCAGTCCAAAGGCGACCCTATCACAGATCTCTATGAAGATATGGCCGCAGAACAGAAGGCACGTACGACTTACGACAACATCCTTCGTCTTATAAAGGACCCGGATGTATGCGACCCCATCCGCTTCCTTCGTGAAAGAGAAATCGTGCATTTCCAGAGGTTCGGTGAAGCGCTCCGCATCACTCAGGATAATCTGGATTCCAGGAACATTTATGCCTTTAACCCTGCTTTTGACAAGATGGGCGGCGACTGCCCCTGTAGGAAATAA
- a CDS encoding spore coat protein CotJB, which produces MNELMTQIYQYSFAVDDVLLYLDTHPDDQDALAYYQCMRDARETAVAAYECQFGPLTKDGVKDSADYWTWVNGPWPWEGGGSTCGTMRRGCNTR; this is translated from the coding sequence ATGAATGAATTAATGACTCAAATCTATCAATACAGCTTTGCTGTGGATGATGTCCTGCTGTATCTGGACACTCATCCGGATGACCAGGATGCCCTGGCCTACTATCAATGCATGAGAGATGCCAGAGAGACCGCGGTTGCGGCTTATGAATGCCAGTTCGGCCCTCTGACAAAAGACGGCGTGAAAGATTCCGCCGATTATTGGACCTGGGTGAACGGCCCCTGGCCCTGGGAAGGAGGTGGGAGCACATGTGGAACTATGAGAAGAGGCTGCAATACCCGGTAA
- a CDS encoding spore coat associated protein CotJA encodes MAFVPWQQWECTYPLDQALFIGTVFPSLDKPFVIGRCAVRP; translated from the coding sequence ATGGCCTTTGTCCCCTGGCAGCAATGGGAATGTACGTATCCCCTGGATCAGGCTCTCTTTATTGGGACGGTCTTTCCGTCTCTGGATAAACCATTTGTGATCGGGAGGTGCGCAGTTCGTCCATGA
- a CDS encoding LysR family transcriptional regulator encodes MTIRHLKIFVEVADTGKMSAAAERCFISQPTVSQTIRELEEHYQVKLFERLSKRLFITEEGKMLLTYARQVIRQFDELEAAMFLTGRKRLLKLGASVTVGNCLLSGILEALKKERPETEVYTCVNNTAFVEEQLLKAELDVGVLEGRVKSPELVSIPMIQDYLVLACGKEHPFFGRKELTLQDLHGQQFLMREGGSGTRALFESFLESRHVNIRICGECASSEAMKEAVMKNGCLAVLSIRLILEEIEQGSIGAFGSSTREWDRSFKIVYHKNKFIGEDLKALEKILHTYREPELPPGKYVGILQT; translated from the coding sequence ATGACGATACGGCATCTGAAAATATTTGTGGAGGTGGCGGACACCGGGAAGATGAGCGCAGCGGCAGAACGCTGCTTTATCTCACAGCCCACGGTCAGCCAGACCATCCGAGAGCTGGAAGAGCATTACCAAGTGAAGCTCTTTGAGCGCCTGTCCAAGCGGCTTTTCATCACAGAAGAGGGGAAAATGCTGCTGACCTACGCCAGACAGGTGATACGCCAGTTTGATGAACTGGAGGCCGCCATGTTTTTAACGGGCCGGAAACGGCTGTTAAAGCTCGGAGCATCTGTCACAGTCGGAAACTGCCTGCTGTCCGGAATCCTGGAAGCTCTGAAAAAGGAGAGGCCGGAGACAGAGGTCTATACTTGCGTGAACAATACGGCATTTGTGGAAGAGCAGCTGCTGAAAGCAGAGCTGGATGTGGGCGTTCTGGAAGGAAGGGTGAAGAGTCCGGAGCTTGTGAGTATCCCGATGATACAGGACTATCTGGTCCTGGCCTGCGGGAAGGAGCATCCGTTTTTTGGCCGGAAGGAGCTGACGCTGCAGGATCTTCATGGACAGCAGTTCCTCATGCGCGAAGGGGGAAGCGGCACCAGGGCTTTATTTGAGAGTTTTCTGGAGAGCCGCCATGTGAATATCCGTATCTGCGGAGAATGTGCGTCCTCAGAGGCTATGAAAGAAGCGGTGATGAAGAACGGGTGCCTGGCTGTGCTGTCTATCCGGCTGATCCTGGAAGAGATAGAACAGGGGAGTATAGGAGCGTTTGGGAGCAGTACCAGAGAATGGGACCGTTCGTTTAAAATCGTATATCATAAAAATAAATTTATTGGAGAGGACCTGAAAGCCCTGGAGAAGATCCTGCATACCTATCGGGAGCCGGAGCTGCCTCCCGGAAAATATGTCGGCATCTTGCAGACATAG